From the Triticum urartu cultivar G1812 chromosome 4, Tu2.1, whole genome shotgun sequence genome, the window CTGAATTCCATCCAATCCTCATTAACTTCTGTGCAGATCAACATTCGCATTGCATCGCTCATGTAAACCAGTCTTTTTGACCTGTGTGTTGACAACTTGTCACATAACAAGGACATAACAGGGATTGTTTCATCTGTGCAGGAAAGCATGAAGGAGGATATTGTAACTGTAATTGCACCACACTTTATTAGGCCGATCTCTAGGTGGCCGTTCTTTGCCTTCTTGGGAGGAGCCATGTTTTGCCTTCTTGCCAGCAGCACATGCCACCTTCTGTCCTGCCACTCTCGCCGCCTTGCATATATCATGCTTCGGCTCGACTATGCGGGCATTGCAGCTCTTATCGCCACTTCTTTCTACCCTCCAGTATACTACTCTTTCCTGTGCCATCCTTTCTTTTGCAACCTGTACCTCAGCTTCATAACTATTCTAGGATTAGCAACTATCGCGTTCTCTCTGCTCCCGGTCTTCCAGAACCCGGAATTCCGAACTATACGGGCGTGCCTCTTCTTTGGCATGGGAGCGTCAGGTGTGATCCCTGTTTTTCACAAGTTGATCCTTTTTTGGCACCAACCAGAGGCACTGATCACTACCGGATATGAAATTTTGATGGGGCTGTTCTACGGTGTTGGAGCATTGGTGTACGCG encodes:
- the LOC125552416 gene encoding heptahelical transmembrane protein ADIPOR3 isoform X2, with amino-acid sequence MKEDIVTVIAPHFIRPISRWPFFAFLGGAMFCLLASSTCHLLSCHSRRLAYIMLRLDYAGIAALIATSFYPPVYYSFLCHPFFCNLYLSFITILGLATIAFSLLPVFQNPEFRTIRACLFFGMGASGVIPVFHKLILFWHQPEALITTGYEILMGLFYGVGALVYATRVPERWMPGKFDIAGHSHQLFHVLVVAGAYTHYHAGLLYLKWRDQQGC